In Amaranthus tricolor cultivar Red isolate AtriRed21 chromosome 5, ASM2621246v1, whole genome shotgun sequence, a genomic segment contains:
- the LOC130812968 gene encoding histone-lysine N-methyltransferase SUVR4-like isoform X1, giving the protein MGSGKVKAAFKAMKDIGIPEEKTKPALKKLLKLFDKNWDLIEEENYRLLADTIFEFEDTEVAEKEKNKVSEYVEQGEVYEEAVQPQTQDEPERPLKRLRLKHQNQTASSHGQNGSSSTCALKIPKPEPGEPEASPTHMAQPVTGSPQSLVRNKGKQPVSPQISSKAKRPPLDRPSQALQIKEPKGDTGVIPKQKQAKVKALIIPKDEPFTDDMPSVEPLAVVLPDRKQPEVPSNSGNLGCSQDGQGIGASKSLDIFDKGLGLSSGEGNHVQEPAVSKKIPASISIADSHIGEVKLLLSFDSTLEQTDFHFQDLQAILKKVDDIFLEKFKIMDPEFSTMKVMTELCEYVGKMITGDGCVNQDRSNQQDAGVIERNGVHSLQSNGSITPELSDNVAAATDIKETHAPNASPASSIADRDPSAGMNVKSLVVAQQKQVVVGCDASDITRGLEMVKVSLEKSNSDLLPLFHYIPQNVISHNAGLVFSLSQIGEQDSCLSCCGDCLSLSPSCNCTQRNGGDFIYTSDGLLKEVFLDMCISMVRNPQKDCLVFCKECPLERLKNEDMLDPCKGHLKRKFIKECWTKCGCSKDCGNRVIQRGLSHTLQVFWTPEGKGWGLRTMEDIPKGSFICEYVGEILTCTELHKRNLRRSDDKHSYAVLLDTDWGTRELKGSEILCLDSTYFGNVARFINHRCSDANLIEIPVEVETPSHHYYHVALFTTRKINAFEELTWDYGLDFDDGESHIKAFRCLCGSKFCRNMKRSSRSRSTLTIQ; this is encoded by the exons ATGGGATCCGGTAAAGTTAAAGCAGCTTTCAAAGCAATGAAGGATATTGGTATTCctgaagaaaaaacaaaaccTGCCTTGAAGAAGCTTCTGAAACTGTTTGACAAGAACTGGGATCTGATAGAAGAAGAAAACTACCGACTCCTTGCGGATACTATCTTTGAATTTGAAGATACTGAG GTCGCAGAGAAAGAGAAGAATAAGGTATCAGAATACGTTGAA CAAGGGGAGGTATATGAGGAAGCAGTTCAGCCTCAAACCCAGGATGAGCCTGAGAGGCCATTGAAAAGATTGCGCTTGAAACACCAAAATCAAACTGCATCATCTCATGGCCAGAATGGTTCCTCATCTACTTGCGCATTGAAGATACCTAAGCCAGAGCCTGGGGAGCCCGAAGCTTCTCCGACTCACATGGCCCAGCCTGTGACAGGATCTCCGCAGTCTCTTGTGAGAAACAAGGGGAAACAACCTGTCTCCCCTCAAATTAGTTCAAAAGCTAAAAGACCTCCATTGGATCGGCCATCTCAAGCTTTGCAAATCAAAGAGCCAAAAGGTGATACAGGTGTCATTCCTAAACAAAAGCAGGCTAAAGTTAAAGCCTTGATAATTCCCAAAGACGAGCCATTTACTGATGATATGCCATCAGTTGAACCTCTTGCTGTAGTACTACCCG ATCGCAAGCAACCAGAGGTTCCTTCTAATTCTGGCAACCTAGGTTGCAGCCAGGATGGTCAAGGAATTGGGGCCTCTAAATCTCTGGACATTTTTGATAAAGGTCTGGGGTTATCAAGTGGAGAAGGCAACCATGTGCAGGAACCTGCTGTTTCCAAGAAAATTCCAGCCAGCATAAGCATAGCTGACTCACATATAGGAGAAGTGAAGTTACTGTTGAGCTTCGACTCTACACTGGAACAGAcagattttcattttcaagATTTACAAGCAATCCTCAAGAAAGTCGATGATATTTTTCTTGAGAAGTTCAAAATTATGGATCCAGAATTCTCTACAATGAAGGTGATGACAGAGCTTTGTGAATATGTTGGGAAGATGATCACAGGTGATGGTTGTGTGAATCAAGATAGGTCTAATCAACAAGATGCTGGGGTCATTGAGAGGAATGGAGTTCATAGCCTTCAATCAAATGGTTCCATAACTCCAGAACTTTCTGATAATGTGGCTGCTGCTACAGATATTAAAGAAACTCATGCTCCCAATGCATCACCAGCTTCCAGTATTGCAGATAGGGATCCAAGTGCGGGTATGAATGTGAAGAGCTTGGTGGTCGCTCAACAGAAACAGGTAGTTGTTGGTTGTGACGCAAGTGACATTACAAGGGGCTTAGAAATGGTTAAAGTTTCATTAGAAAAGTCAAACAGTGATTTGCTACCATTGTTCCATTATATTCCCCAAAATGTGATCTCACATAATGCTGGGCTTGTTTTTTCTCTTTCTCAAATTGGTGAACAAGATAGTTGCCTTTCTTGTTGTGGTGATTGCTTGTCTTTGTCCCCATCTTGCAATTGTACTCAAAGGAATGGAGGAGATTTTATTTACACATCAGACGGCCTTTTGAAGGAAGTGTTTCTGGATATGTGCATTTCGATGGTCAGGAACCCTCAAAAAGACTGCCTTGTCTTTTGTAAAGAGTGTCCACTCGAACGATTGAAAAATGAGGATATGCTCGATCCATGTAAAGGTCACTTGAAGCGCAAGTTTATCAAAGAATGCTGGAccaagtgtggatgcagcaagGATTGCGGGAATAGAGTTATACAGCGTGGTTTGAGTCACACGTTGCAG GTGTTTTGGACTCCAGAAGGGAAAGGTTGGGGTTTAAGGACCATGGAAGATATTCCAAAAGGGTCGTTTATCTGTGAATATGTTGGAGAGATTTTAACTTGTACGGAGCTCCATAAGAGGAATTTGAGGAGAAGCGATGACAAGCATTCATATGCAGTGCTACTTGATACAGATTGGGGTACAAGAGAGTTAAAAGGATCTGAAATTCTTTGTCTAGATTCCACATATTTTGGAAATGTTGCAAGGTTTATTAACCATAG GTGTTCAGATGCAAACTTGATTGAAATCCCAGTTGAAGTGGAAACCCCTAGTCACCACTATTATCAT GTTGCATTATTTACAACAAGAAAAATTAATGCCTTTGAAGAGCTTACATGG GATTATGGACTTGATTTTGATGATGGTGAAAGTCATATCAAAGCATTCCGTTGTCTTTGCGGAAGCAAATTTTGCCGCAACATGAAACGGTCAAGCA GATCTAGGTCAACCCTGACTATACAATGA
- the LOC130812968 gene encoding histone-lysine N-methyltransferase SUVR4-like isoform X2 — translation MGSGKVKAAFKAMKDIGIPEEKTKPALKKLLKLFDKNWDLIEEENYRLLADTIFEFEDTEVAEKEKNKQGEVYEEAVQPQTQDEPERPLKRLRLKHQNQTASSHGQNGSSSTCALKIPKPEPGEPEASPTHMAQPVTGSPQSLVRNKGKQPVSPQISSKAKRPPLDRPSQALQIKEPKGDTGVIPKQKQAKVKALIIPKDEPFTDDMPSVEPLAVVLPDRKQPEVPSNSGNLGCSQDGQGIGASKSLDIFDKGLGLSSGEGNHVQEPAVSKKIPASISIADSHIGEVKLLLSFDSTLEQTDFHFQDLQAILKKVDDIFLEKFKIMDPEFSTMKVMTELCEYVGKMITGDGCVNQDRSNQQDAGVIERNGVHSLQSNGSITPELSDNVAAATDIKETHAPNASPASSIADRDPSAGMNVKSLVVAQQKQVVVGCDASDITRGLEMVKVSLEKSNSDLLPLFHYIPQNVISHNAGLVFSLSQIGEQDSCLSCCGDCLSLSPSCNCTQRNGGDFIYTSDGLLKEVFLDMCISMVRNPQKDCLVFCKECPLERLKNEDMLDPCKGHLKRKFIKECWTKCGCSKDCGNRVIQRGLSHTLQVFWTPEGKGWGLRTMEDIPKGSFICEYVGEILTCTELHKRNLRRSDDKHSYAVLLDTDWGTRELKGSEILCLDSTYFGNVARFINHRCSDANLIEIPVEVETPSHHYYHVALFTTRKINAFEELTWDYGLDFDDGESHIKAFRCLCGSKFCRNMKRSSRSRSTLTIQ, via the exons ATGGGATCCGGTAAAGTTAAAGCAGCTTTCAAAGCAATGAAGGATATTGGTATTCctgaagaaaaaacaaaaccTGCCTTGAAGAAGCTTCTGAAACTGTTTGACAAGAACTGGGATCTGATAGAAGAAGAAAACTACCGACTCCTTGCGGATACTATCTTTGAATTTGAAGATACTGAG GTCGCAGAGAAAGAGAAGAATAAG CAAGGGGAGGTATATGAGGAAGCAGTTCAGCCTCAAACCCAGGATGAGCCTGAGAGGCCATTGAAAAGATTGCGCTTGAAACACCAAAATCAAACTGCATCATCTCATGGCCAGAATGGTTCCTCATCTACTTGCGCATTGAAGATACCTAAGCCAGAGCCTGGGGAGCCCGAAGCTTCTCCGACTCACATGGCCCAGCCTGTGACAGGATCTCCGCAGTCTCTTGTGAGAAACAAGGGGAAACAACCTGTCTCCCCTCAAATTAGTTCAAAAGCTAAAAGACCTCCATTGGATCGGCCATCTCAAGCTTTGCAAATCAAAGAGCCAAAAGGTGATACAGGTGTCATTCCTAAACAAAAGCAGGCTAAAGTTAAAGCCTTGATAATTCCCAAAGACGAGCCATTTACTGATGATATGCCATCAGTTGAACCTCTTGCTGTAGTACTACCCG ATCGCAAGCAACCAGAGGTTCCTTCTAATTCTGGCAACCTAGGTTGCAGCCAGGATGGTCAAGGAATTGGGGCCTCTAAATCTCTGGACATTTTTGATAAAGGTCTGGGGTTATCAAGTGGAGAAGGCAACCATGTGCAGGAACCTGCTGTTTCCAAGAAAATTCCAGCCAGCATAAGCATAGCTGACTCACATATAGGAGAAGTGAAGTTACTGTTGAGCTTCGACTCTACACTGGAACAGAcagattttcattttcaagATTTACAAGCAATCCTCAAGAAAGTCGATGATATTTTTCTTGAGAAGTTCAAAATTATGGATCCAGAATTCTCTACAATGAAGGTGATGACAGAGCTTTGTGAATATGTTGGGAAGATGATCACAGGTGATGGTTGTGTGAATCAAGATAGGTCTAATCAACAAGATGCTGGGGTCATTGAGAGGAATGGAGTTCATAGCCTTCAATCAAATGGTTCCATAACTCCAGAACTTTCTGATAATGTGGCTGCTGCTACAGATATTAAAGAAACTCATGCTCCCAATGCATCACCAGCTTCCAGTATTGCAGATAGGGATCCAAGTGCGGGTATGAATGTGAAGAGCTTGGTGGTCGCTCAACAGAAACAGGTAGTTGTTGGTTGTGACGCAAGTGACATTACAAGGGGCTTAGAAATGGTTAAAGTTTCATTAGAAAAGTCAAACAGTGATTTGCTACCATTGTTCCATTATATTCCCCAAAATGTGATCTCACATAATGCTGGGCTTGTTTTTTCTCTTTCTCAAATTGGTGAACAAGATAGTTGCCTTTCTTGTTGTGGTGATTGCTTGTCTTTGTCCCCATCTTGCAATTGTACTCAAAGGAATGGAGGAGATTTTATTTACACATCAGACGGCCTTTTGAAGGAAGTGTTTCTGGATATGTGCATTTCGATGGTCAGGAACCCTCAAAAAGACTGCCTTGTCTTTTGTAAAGAGTGTCCACTCGAACGATTGAAAAATGAGGATATGCTCGATCCATGTAAAGGTCACTTGAAGCGCAAGTTTATCAAAGAATGCTGGAccaagtgtggatgcagcaagGATTGCGGGAATAGAGTTATACAGCGTGGTTTGAGTCACACGTTGCAG GTGTTTTGGACTCCAGAAGGGAAAGGTTGGGGTTTAAGGACCATGGAAGATATTCCAAAAGGGTCGTTTATCTGTGAATATGTTGGAGAGATTTTAACTTGTACGGAGCTCCATAAGAGGAATTTGAGGAGAAGCGATGACAAGCATTCATATGCAGTGCTACTTGATACAGATTGGGGTACAAGAGAGTTAAAAGGATCTGAAATTCTTTGTCTAGATTCCACATATTTTGGAAATGTTGCAAGGTTTATTAACCATAG GTGTTCAGATGCAAACTTGATTGAAATCCCAGTTGAAGTGGAAACCCCTAGTCACCACTATTATCAT GTTGCATTATTTACAACAAGAAAAATTAATGCCTTTGAAGAGCTTACATGG GATTATGGACTTGATTTTGATGATGGTGAAAGTCATATCAAAGCATTCCGTTGTCTTTGCGGAAGCAAATTTTGCCGCAACATGAAACGGTCAAGCA GATCTAGGTCAACCCTGACTATACAATGA
- the LOC130812533 gene encoding pre-mRNA-processing factor 39-1, with the protein MGDSETVVAQASTVIGDMPHSYQSSDYADANSVAPDNSAIQTSAVPAEDSTDAVHASTHIDTGMSHIDPTSTALAVSATSGEESRPSIGEDGNNQTSAADESTSMEVNQTAMYDASANGMVATLVNGNVTSSHEVHAAISDQQLEDGAALSAEEERLWNIVKTNSLDFNAWTSLLEETERVAQDNILKIRKVYDSFLAEFPLCYGYWKKYADHEARFGDINKVVDVYERAVQGVTYSVDIWLHYCGFTITTYGDPETVRRLFERALAYVGTDYLSYPLWDKYIEYEYTQQQWERLAMIYTRILENPNQQLDRYFTSFKELASSRPLAELRTAEEAAAATAAISNAESDVQGSENEVYPDALEESSKTVSAGLTAAEELEKYIAVREEIYKKSKEFDSKIIGFETAIRRPYFHVRPLNDAELENWHNYLDFIEREGDFNKIFKLYERCLVACANYPEFWIRYIFCMEASGSNDLADNALARATQVFVKRQPEIHLFAAHFKEQRGDIPGAHAAYQLLHTEISPGLLEAIIEHANMERRLGKMEDAFLLYEQAIAIEKGKEHSQTLPMLFAQYSRFVYLVYGNAEKARDILVGALDHVQMSKPLLEALLYLESIQSPPKRIDYIDSLVEKYLTPTPESSDAASILEREELSSIYLEFLGLFGDVQYLKKAKYRHARLFLRHRRSSESRKRNADDFLTSDKAKLSKSYSGVSSTTPSAYPTAQNQWASGYGPQAQPWPQTAQTAGQQYNPAYAQQPAYTGYYGSGYAPQPVSVSAAQTAAYGAYPSTYPAQPAQQAYVAPVTAVPAVATPVQTQPGAVPQAYYGSYY; encoded by the exons ATGGGGGACAGCGAAACTGTTGTTGCTCAGGCATCTACTGTTATTGGCGATATGCCCCATAGTTATCAATCCAGTGATTATGCGGATGCCAACTCAGTAGCTCCTGATAATTCCGCAATTCAAACAAGTGCTGTGCCTGCTGAAGATTCAACTGATGCAGTCCATGCAAGCACTCATATAGATACTGGAATGTCTCACATTGATCCAACTTCCACTGCTCTAGCTGTTTCTGCTACTTCTGGTGAGGAATCAAGGCCGTCTATTGGGGAAGATGGTAATAACCAGACTTCTGCAGCAGATGAAAGCACATCGATGGAAGTGAACCAGACAGCTATGTATGATGCAAGTGCAAATGGGATGGTTGCTACTCTGGTAAATGGAAACGTTACTAGTTCCCATGAGGTGCATGCAGCAATATCTGATCAACAGCTTGAGGATGGTGCAG CTTTATCAGCTGAAGAAGAACGTCTATGGAACATCGTGAAAACCAATTCTTTAGATTTCAATGCATGGACCTCATTGCTTGAAGAAACAGAAAGGGTGGCACAG GATAATATCTTAAAAATTCGCAAAGTTTACGATTCTTTTCTTGCGGAGTTCCCATTGTGTTATGGTTATTGGAAGAAATATGCAGATCACGAAGCTCGTTTTGGAGATATTAATAAAGTTGTGGATGTGTATGAACGAGCAGTTCAAGGGGTCACATATTCTGTGGATATTTGGTTGCACTATTGTGGGTTTACAATCACCACATATGGAGATCCTGAAACTGTAAGAAG GTTGTTTGAGCGAGCATTGGCATATGTTGGAACAGATTATCTCTCTTACCCCCTTTGGGATAAGTATATAGAATATGAATATACACAGCAGCAATGGGAACGTCTTGCCATGATATATACCAGGATATTGGAGAATCCAAATCAACAATTGGATCGCTATTTTACAAG TTTCAAGGAGTTAGCTAGCAGTCGACCTCTGGCAGAGCTTAGAACTGCTGAAGAAGCAGCAGCAGCTACCGCAGCTATTTCCAACGCAGAATCTGATGTTCAAGGATCTGAAAATGAGGTTTATCCTGATGCGTTAGAAGAATCTTCTAAAACTGTGAGTGCTGGCTTAACAGCAGCGGAAGAGTTGGAGAAGTATATTGCAGTTAGAGAAGAGATATATAAGAAATCTAAGGAGTTTGATTCTAAGATCATTGGTTTTGAAACGGCTATCCGAAGGCCATACTTCCATGTGCGGCCCTTGAATGATGCAGAACTAGAAAATTGGCACAACTACCTGGATTTTATTGAAAGAGAAGGGGACTTCAACAAG ATCTTCAAGTTATATGAAAGATGCCTCGTGGCATGTGCTAACTATCCCGAGTTTTGGATAAGATACATTTTCTGTATGGAAGCTAGTGGAAGCAACGATCTTGCAGACAATGCACTTGCTCGTGCTACCCAAGTCTTTGTAAAg AGGCAACCTGAGATTCACCTTTTTGCTGCTCACTTTAAAGAGCAGCGCGGTGATATTCCTGGAGCTCATGCCGCCTATCAACTTCTGCACACTGAGATTTCTCCTGGGCTTTTGGAGGCCATCATTGAGCATGCAAATATGGAACGTAGGCTG GGAAAAATGGAAGATGCTTTCTTGTTATATGAACAAGCTATTGCCATTGAGAAAGGAAAAGAACATTCACAAACCTTACCCATGCTTTTTGCTCAGTATTCTCGATTTGTTTACCTG GTTTATGGTAATGCAGAAAAAGCTCGAGATATTCTAGTTGGAGCACTTGATCATGTTCAAATGTCTAAGCCCCTTCTCGAG GCATTATTATATCTAGAATCAATCCAGTCACCCCCAAAGAGAATAGATTATATAGACTCCTTGGTTGAAAAGTACCTCACTCCAACACCTGAGAGTTCTGATGCTGCGAGTATACTTGAAAGAGAAGAATTATCAAGCATATATTTGGAG TTTCTGGGTCTGTTTGGTGATGTACAATACTTAAAGAAGGCTAAATATCGACATGCCCGGCTGTTTTTACGCCATAGGAGATCGTCAGAATCAAGAAAGCGTAATGCTGATGATTTTTTAACTTCTGACAAGGCAAAACTTTCAAAATCTTACTCTGGTGTTTCCTCAACAACCCCATCAGCATATCCTACTGCTCAAAATCAATGGGCATCAGGTTATGGACCACAGGCACAACCTTGGCCACAAACTGCTCAGACTGCAGGGCAGCAATATAACCCTGCCTATGCCCAACAG CCTGCATATACTGGATATTACGGAAGCGGTTATGCTCCTCAACCCGTGTCTGTGTCTGCAGCTCAAACGGCTGCTTATGGTGCTTACCCTTCGACATACCCAGCACAG CCGGCTCAACAGGCATATGTGGCACCGGTAACCGCAGTGCCTGCAGTGGCAACTCCAGTACAAACACAACCTGGTGCTGTTCCTCAAGCATATTACGGAAGTTACTATTGA